In bacterium, a single window of DNA contains:
- a CDS encoding glycine--tRNA ligase, with protein MEEIIALAKRRGFIYQGSEIYGGLAGTWDYGHLGLALKNNIKALWWKRFVLDREDMYGVDAAILMNQNVWKASGHVAGFFDPLVDDLKTNKRYRADSLLEEAGLSIKGMSIEDMNNLIKEKGIKSPEGNPLGEVRQFRMMFTTHVGANQDEDSVSYLRPETAQGMFVNFKNIIDSFHPKLPFGMAQIGKAFRNEIAPRDFIFRTREFEQMEIEYFVYPVAWEVSFELFRKEMHAFASDVGLNPAKVHELEIAPEDLAHYSKRTIDFEFDFPMGRKELYGLAYRTDFDLKSHTNASKVDLSFFDEETKERFFPHCIEPSLGVDRTVLAVLTDAYSEDIVGEEKRVYMKISPKISPVLIAVFPLLKNKPQLVEKAREIYSTLRKAFPGRIMFDDNGNIGKRYRRQDEIGTPYCITVDFDTLEKDQKVTLRYRDSALQDRLSMEQIMDVIKDTLQ; from the coding sequence ATGGAAGAAATAATTGCTTTAGCTAAAAGACGTGGATTTATATACCAAGGTTCTGAGATATATGGAGGTCTTGCTGGTACATGGGATTATGGCCATTTGGGCCTAGCTCTTAAAAACAACATCAAAGCTCTTTGGTGGAAGCGTTTTGTGCTAGATAGAGAAGATATGTATGGAGTTGACGCTGCCATTTTAATGAATCAAAATGTTTGGAAGGCGAGCGGTCACGTTGCTGGATTCTTTGACCCACTTGTTGATGACCTAAAGACAAATAAAAGATACAGAGCTGACTCATTGCTTGAGGAAGCGGGCCTTAGTATTAAAGGTATGTCTATTGAAGACATGAATAATCTAATTAAGGAGAAGGGGATTAAAAGCCCAGAAGGCAATCCTCTTGGAGAAGTTAGACAATTTAGAATGATGTTCACTACTCACGTTGGGGCAAATCAAGATGAAGATTCAGTTTCATACTTACGTCCTGAAACAGCACAAGGAATGTTTGTAAACTTCAAAAATATTATAGACTCATTTCATCCAAAGCTTCCTTTTGGAATGGCACAAATTGGTAAGGCATTCAGAAATGAGATTGCACCAAGAGATTTTATATTTAGAACTCGTGAGTTTGAGCAAATGGAAATAGAGTATTTTGTTTATCCTGTTGCCTGGGAGGTTTCCTTTGAGCTTTTTAGAAAAGAAATGCATGCCTTTGCCTCAGATGTTGGTCTGAATCCTGCAAAAGTTCATGAGCTGGAAATTGCGCCTGAAGACCTTGCTCACTATTCAAAAAGAACAATAGACTTTGAGTTTGATTTCCCAATGGGAAGGAAAGAGCTGTACGGTCTAGCTTACAGAACTGATTTTGACCTTAAGAGTCACACAAATGCTTCAAAGGTAGATCTTTCTTTTTTCGATGAGGAAACAAAAGAACGTTTTTTTCCACACTGTATTGAGCCATCGCTTGGAGTAGACAGAACTGTTCTTGCTGTGCTAACAGATGCATATTCAGAAGATATTGTGGGTGAAGAAAAAAGGGTTTATATGAAGATTTCTCCTAAAATCTCCCCTGTGTTAATTGCTGTCTTTCCACTCTTGAAGAATAAGCCTCAATTAGTTGAAAAGGCAAGAGAAATTTATAGTACATTAAGAAAAGCTTTTCCTGGAAGAATAATGTTTGATGATAATGGAAATATTGGAAAGAGATACAGAAGACAAGACGAAATAGGAACTCCTTATTGTATAACTGTTGATTTTGATACCTTAGAAAAGGATCAAAAAGTGACTCTAAGATATAGAGATTCAGCCTTACAGGACAGGCTTTCAATGGAGCAAATAATGGATGTTATTAAAGATACTTTGCAGTAG
- a CDS encoding type II secretion system protein, translated as MKPTSCFKIRKAGGFTLIELLVVISIIALLSSVVLVSVSKARQRAQAITFVENLKNLITLKKYIIQKMATI; from the coding sequence ATGAAGCCGACATCTTGTTTTAAAATAAGAAAAGCGGGAGGATTCACTCTTATCGAGTTATTGGTTGTTATTTCAATAATTGCTCTTCTTTCAAGCGTTGTGCTTGTATCTGTAAGTAAGGCTAGACAGCGAGCTCAAGCTATAACTTTTGTTGAAAATCTTAAAAATTTAATTACGCTCAAGAAATATATTATACAAAAAATGGCCACTATTTAG